In a genomic window of Equus przewalskii isolate Varuska chromosome 4, EquPr2, whole genome shotgun sequence:
- the SMIM30 gene encoding small integral membrane protein 30, translating to MTSVSTQVFLVLISLLLVLPVVEAVETGDAVALLLGVVLSVTGICACLGIYARKRNGQM from the coding sequence ATGACCTCAGTTTCAACTCAAGTGTTCTTAGTTCTCATTTCACTGCTTTTGGTGCTGCCTGTTGTTGAAGCAGTAGAAACCGGAGATGCAGTTGCTCTCTTGTTAGGTGTGGTACTCAGCGTTACAGGCATTTGTGCTTGTTTGGGGATATATGCACGAAAGAGAAATGGACAGATGTGA